The following are encoded in a window of Nilaparvata lugens isolate BPH chromosome 13, ASM1435652v1, whole genome shotgun sequence genomic DNA:
- the LOC111051391 gene encoding adenosine deaminase, which yields MLDNYYTTADYAKCNSEFPKKVELHVHLDGTITHKTAWELVRSKQLPLPGNGTYEDFSKALLITEPESLHHFLSPYKYITPAYAGDMAANERIAYEYCMNAAKDNIIYAEVRFSPHKSLGEKEYNRLGFAGLEAVVEAVIRGIERGEKDFGITVKVLLTAYYGWSYGDQFEVLKLCQKYDKVVGMDLCTKQPDNGVSDEAPVTAELLFLFEEAKKTGVKTTIHAGEASGPKAIERAKDYYRCDRIGHGYHAVQDPVIYKSCLEEKIHLECCPWSSLLTAAVKPSDSHRKHPIVRFAEDEANFSLNSDDPTFTGKFINGDFILAQSWGLTKEQISQSILNAALASFLPENEKSKLVKEIASTYHLKY from the exons GTAGAGCTTCATGTACACCTCGATGGAACAATTACACATAAAACAGCCTGGGAGCTTGTTag atCGAAACAGTTACCACTCCCCGGAAACGGTACTTATGAGGACTTTAGCAAAGCGCTACTAATTACAGAACCAGAAAGTCTTCACCATTTTCTAAGTCCGTACAAATACATCACTCCTGCCTATGC GGGAGACATGGCGGCTAACGAAAGGATAGCTTACGAATATTGTATGAATGCAGCTAAAGACAACATCATCTATGCTGAAGTCAGATTCTCTCCCCATAAGAGTTTGGGAGAGAAAGAGTACAACCGACTTGGATTTGCAG GTCTGGAAGCTGTCGTGGAAGCAGTAATAAGAGGAATCGAGAGAGGAGAAAAAGATTTTGGAATCACCGTAAAGGTCCTGTTGACCGCTTACTATGGCTGGAGCTATGGTGACCAGTTCGAAGTCCTGAAACTTTGCCAAAAGTACGATAAGGTGGTTGGAATGGATCTTTGCACAAAACAGCCTGACAATGGAGTTTCAG ACGAAGCCCCTGTGACTGCCGAACTTCTATTTTTGTTCGAGGAGGCGAAAAAGACTGGAGTGAAAACTACAATACATGCCGGTGAAGCTAGTGGACCCAAAGCTATAGAGAGG GCAAAAGACTACTACAGATGCGACCGGATAGGACACGGATATCACGCAGTGCAAGATCCTGTCATCTACAAGTCATGTCTCGAGGAAAAGATCCACTTGGAATGTTGCCCTTGGTCCAGCCTCTTGACAGCAGCTGTCAAGCCGAGTGACAGTCACAGGAAGCATCCTATAGTCAG GTTTGCTGAAGATGAAGCAAATTTCTCTCTGAACTCTGATGACCCAACTTTCACCGGAAAATTCATAAACGGTGATTTCATCTTAGCTCAAAGCTGGGGACTTACCAAGGAACAGATCTCTCAATCT ATCTTGAATGCAGCTCTTGCTTCTTTTCTTCCTGAGAACGAGAAGAGTAAACTTGTCAAGGAAATTGCTTCAACTTACCatctaaaatattaa